One segment of Paraburkholderia caribensis DNA contains the following:
- a CDS encoding SDR family oxidoreductase, whose protein sequence is MKLSGNTIFITGGTSGIGRSLAEAFHKRGNKVIIAGRRKALLDEVAKANPGIDTIELDIADGAQIQQVARQLIAKYPTLNVVINNAGIMPFDDAGGVLDDAQAVHLINTNLLGPVRLSAAFVEHLKQQPESYIINNSSVLAYVPLATTALYSATKAALHSYSMSQRFMLRDTSVRVLEITPPWVDTDLVHKSGDPRAMPLDAFIAETMDKLATATTEVVVSVAQPLRDNAGPNEHAFVDQFNLSLRDNPIPVA, encoded by the coding sequence ATGAAACTCTCTGGCAACACGATATTCATTACAGGCGGCACTTCGGGCATCGGCCGTTCGCTTGCAGAAGCTTTTCACAAGCGCGGCAACAAGGTCATCATCGCGGGGCGCCGCAAGGCCTTGCTGGACGAAGTCGCAAAAGCGAATCCGGGCATCGACACGATCGAACTCGACATCGCCGATGGCGCACAGATCCAGCAGGTCGCGCGGCAGCTGATCGCGAAGTACCCGACGCTCAACGTCGTCATCAACAACGCCGGTATCATGCCGTTCGACGATGCGGGCGGCGTCCTCGACGACGCGCAAGCCGTCCACTTGATCAACACGAACCTGCTCGGGCCTGTAAGGTTGAGCGCGGCATTCGTCGAGCATTTGAAGCAACAACCGGAATCGTACATCATCAACAACAGTTCGGTGCTCGCCTACGTGCCGCTCGCCACCACTGCGCTCTACTCGGCGACGAAGGCCGCGCTGCATTCGTATTCGATGTCGCAGCGTTTCATGCTGCGCGACACCAGCGTTCGCGTGCTCGAAATCACGCCGCCTTGGGTCGATACCGATCTCGTCCACAAGAGCGGCGACCCGCGCGCGATGCCGCTCGACGCGTTCATCGCAGAGACAATGGACAAGCTCGCCACGGCTACGACCGAAGTGGTCGTCAGCGTCGCGCAGCCGCTGCGCGACAACGCGGGCCCCAACGAGCACGCGTTTGTCGACCAGTTCAACCTCTCACTGCGCGACAACCCAATCCCCGTCGCCTGA
- a CDS encoding DUF3331 domain-containing protein, translating into MSKAASTSDDGEIIERALLSLLFPRPLFLTPPVETSFKKKMRRERVPAAQNSHRAEWIPLPARIVVQEMLSAHTLSIYWSDSQAGHYAEQIWRLGLARDDGFCVLSGRPIVRGDEVFRPRRSMTLVPANFRRMILASAVIATFASTQFERAAA; encoded by the coding sequence ATGTCTAAAGCGGCATCAACGTCGGACGACGGCGAGATTATCGAACGGGCGTTGCTAAGTTTGCTTTTTCCGAGGCCTTTGTTCCTGACCCCGCCTGTCGAGACCTCGTTCAAAAAGAAGATGCGCCGGGAAAGAGTGCCGGCTGCGCAAAACAGTCACCGGGCCGAGTGGATCCCGCTACCAGCCCGGATTGTCGTGCAAGAAATGCTGTCGGCACATACGCTCAGTATCTACTGGAGCGATTCCCAGGCCGGACATTACGCAGAGCAGATCTGGCGTCTGGGTCTGGCACGGGATGATGGTTTTTGCGTGCTCTCGGGGCGCCCCATCGTGCGAGGCGATGAAGTATTTCGCCCCCGACGCAGCATGACGCTCGTCCCGGCGAACTTCCGTCGCATGATTCTCGCGTCGGCTGTGATTGCGACATTCGCTTCTACGCAGTTTGAGAGAGCCGCCGCATAA
- a CDS encoding IlvD/Edd family dehydratase, whose amino-acid sequence MKRCFAPDRQPEERALTSDQSARAPRPLRSRRWFDNPSNPGMTALYLERYMNFGITREELQSGKPIVGIAQTGSDLAPCNRHHIELAKRVRDGIRDAGGIPLEFPVHPIQETGKRPTAALDRNLAYLGLVEVLHGYPLDGVVLTTGCDKTTPACLMAAATVNIPAIVLSGGPMLDGWYQGKLAGSGTVVWEARKELARDELDYAAFMEKVAASAPSAGHCNSMGTALSMNSLAEALGMSLPGCASVPAPYRERGWFAYETGKRIVQMIGENLRPSDIMTCKAFENAVAVAAAIGASSNCPIHMIAIARHIGVAHSLDDWQRVGADIPLLVDCQPAGRFLGEAFHRAGGVPGVMRELLAAGRLHGGEMTVTGRVLAENLAQVAAPDREVIRAFDAPLKPAGGHIVLGGNLFDNAVMKVSVIDARFRGRFLSNPDDPDAFEVTAVVFEGPEDYHARIDDPALAIDENSMLVMRNCGPVGYPGGAEVVNMQPPAALIRRGIDTLPTMGDGRQSGTSGSPSILNVSPEAVLGGGLALLKTGDRLRIDLKRRRVDLLVSDDELAARRAAWSAPLLHNQTPWEDMYRSMVGQQGNGACLEPATMYLNIIELRGESRDNH is encoded by the coding sequence ATGAAGCGCTGCTTCGCGCCTGATAGGCAGCCTGAGGAGAGAGCGTTGACATCTGATCAGTCAGCTCGCGCGCCGAGGCCGCTGCGCAGCCGCCGTTGGTTCGACAACCCATCGAATCCCGGCATGACTGCGCTGTATCTCGAGCGCTACATGAACTTCGGCATTACGCGCGAAGAGTTGCAGTCGGGTAAGCCGATCGTCGGAATCGCGCAGACAGGCTCTGATCTCGCGCCGTGCAATCGACACCATATCGAGCTTGCAAAACGCGTGCGCGACGGCATCCGCGACGCGGGCGGTATTCCGCTCGAGTTTCCTGTTCATCCGATCCAGGAAACGGGCAAGCGGCCGACAGCGGCACTCGATCGCAATCTGGCCTATCTCGGGCTGGTCGAAGTACTGCACGGCTATCCGCTAGACGGCGTTGTGCTCACGACAGGTTGCGACAAGACCACGCCCGCTTGCCTGATGGCCGCTGCGACCGTCAACATTCCGGCGATCGTGCTGTCGGGTGGTCCGATGCTCGACGGCTGGTATCAGGGGAAACTGGCGGGCTCCGGCACCGTTGTGTGGGAGGCGCGCAAGGAACTCGCGAGAGACGAACTCGATTACGCGGCGTTCATGGAAAAGGTCGCGGCGTCGGCACCGTCCGCGGGACACTGCAATTCGATGGGCACGGCGCTTTCGATGAATTCGCTCGCCGAAGCACTCGGCATGTCGTTGCCCGGTTGCGCATCGGTGCCTGCGCCGTATCGCGAGCGCGGCTGGTTTGCGTACGAGACGGGCAAGCGGATCGTGCAGATGATCGGCGAAAACCTCAGGCCGTCGGACATCATGACGTGCAAGGCCTTCGAAAACGCAGTGGCCGTCGCAGCCGCGATCGGCGCTTCGTCGAATTGCCCAATCCACATGATCGCGATCGCTCGACACATTGGCGTGGCGCATTCGCTCGATGACTGGCAGCGCGTCGGTGCCGACATTCCTTTGCTTGTCGATTGCCAGCCGGCGGGGCGTTTCCTCGGCGAAGCCTTTCATCGTGCCGGTGGTGTGCCGGGCGTGATGAGGGAATTGCTTGCTGCGGGCCGGTTGCACGGCGGCGAGATGACCGTCACCGGGCGTGTGCTGGCGGAAAATCTGGCGCAGGTCGCTGCGCCGGACCGCGAAGTGATCCGGGCATTCGATGCGCCGCTGAAGCCCGCAGGCGGCCATATCGTGCTCGGCGGGAACCTGTTCGACAACGCTGTGATGAAAGTCAGCGTCATCGACGCACGGTTTAGAGGGCGCTTCCTGTCGAATCCCGACGATCCGGATGCATTCGAAGTCACGGCTGTGGTCTTCGAAGGCCCGGAGGACTATCACGCACGGATCGACGATCCCGCACTTGCAATCGACGAAAACTCGATGCTCGTCATGCGGAACTGCGGACCCGTCGGTTATCCGGGCGGTGCCGAAGTGGTCAACATGCAGCCGCCGGCAGCATTGATCCGTCGCGGCATCGACACGTTGCCGACGATGGGCGATGGGCGCCAGAGCGGCACTTCGGGCAGTCCGTCCATTCTGAACGTATCGCCGGAAGCGGTGTTAGGCGGCGGGCTGGCGCTGCTGAAAACGGGCGACCGGCTGCGCATCGATCTGAAGAGGCGACGCGTCGACCTGCTGGTCTCCGATGACGAGCTTGCTGCGCGCCGGGCCGCGTGGTCTGCGCCGTTGCTGCACAATCAGACCCCCTGGGAGGACATGTATCGAAGCATGGTAGGTCAGCAGGGCAACGGCGCGTGTCTCGAACCGGCGACCATGTATCTCAACATCATCGAGTTGCGCGGCGAATCGCGCGACAACCACTGA
- a CDS encoding SDR family NAD(P)-dependent oxidoreductase, which translates to MTHAHLGTALITGASSGIGAVYAERLARRGYELILVARNRERLTALASRITTQTQRSVEVLAADLGTKDGLSIVEAKLKQDATITLLVNNAGVGTHRPLADSDVDAMSRLIDLNVTALMRLTYAAVPEFLSRGKGAVINISSIVAIAPEALNGVYGGSKAFVLAFSQSLHYELANKGIQIQAVLPGATATDFWQTGGLPLENLDKSIVMSAENMVDAALVGFDRGELVTVPSLHDVAKWVGYESARRAMSSLLSTNVPAPRYTATH; encoded by the coding sequence ATGACGCATGCACATTTGGGCACCGCGCTGATTACCGGCGCATCGTCTGGCATCGGTGCGGTGTACGCCGAGCGCCTCGCGCGACGAGGCTACGAGCTCATACTCGTTGCACGCAACCGTGAGCGCCTCACCGCGCTTGCCAGCCGCATCACGACGCAAACGCAACGCAGTGTCGAAGTTCTCGCCGCAGACCTTGGTACTAAGGACGGCCTTTCGATCGTCGAAGCGAAGCTAAAACAGGACGCGACGATCACATTGCTGGTGAATAACGCAGGCGTCGGCACGCACAGGCCCCTTGCGGACAGTGACGTTGATGCGATGTCGCGCCTGATCGATCTCAACGTGACGGCCCTGATGCGCCTCACCTACGCCGCGGTACCCGAGTTTCTGTCGCGCGGCAAAGGAGCCGTCATCAATATCTCGTCGATCGTTGCAATTGCGCCGGAAGCGCTCAATGGCGTTTATGGCGGCAGCAAGGCGTTCGTGCTGGCATTCAGCCAGTCTCTGCATTACGAGCTCGCTAACAAAGGAATTCAGATCCAGGCCGTTCTGCCGGGCGCGACGGCTACCGATTTCTGGCAGACAGGCGGCCTGCCGCTCGAAAACCTGGACAAGTCGATCGTGATGTCCGCTGAAAACATGGTCGATGCCGCGCTGGTTGGGTTTGATCGGGGCGAGCTTGTGACGGTCCCTTCTCTACATGACGTTGCTAAATGGGTCGGATACGAAAGCGCGCGGCGCGCGATGTCTTCCCTGCTGTCGACCAACGTTCCAGCACCACGCTACACAGCCACGCATTGA
- a CDS encoding GlxA family transcriptional regulator — translation MHRVGYFLTDDFQVMAIGTQTVFEIANIVAREPVYHVTNYSLQGGEIRSSLGVSVITKRADSNATADTWMISGVANPTGRTTTAEELKFVSDASARSRRTAGLCTGAFVLAEAGLLDGKRATTHWAFADALQARWPRIHVEADRIFIVDGSIWTSAGLTAAMDLALGLVEKDLGADFAVSVARAMVMPHRRSGGQSQHSEMLALAPKSDRIQMALEHARLNLSKPLRVDDLAKAAHLSSRQFTRIFLSETGESPAKAIERLRLEAARNLIERGRHSLETIARETGFRDRRHLRDVFTRAYQMTPQSLRRESRNVTDNERRIDD, via the coding sequence ATGCATCGAGTAGGCTACTTCTTGACGGATGACTTCCAGGTCATGGCCATTGGGACCCAGACCGTATTCGAAATCGCCAACATCGTCGCGCGCGAGCCTGTTTATCATGTGACGAATTACTCGCTCCAAGGCGGAGAAATTCGCTCGTCGCTCGGTGTCTCTGTCATCACAAAGCGGGCCGATTCGAACGCGACAGCCGACACATGGATGATTAGCGGCGTGGCCAATCCAACCGGCCGCACCACGACCGCTGAAGAACTCAAATTCGTCAGCGATGCGTCAGCGCGCTCGCGGCGCACGGCAGGCCTCTGTACGGGCGCATTCGTTCTGGCTGAAGCCGGGCTTCTCGACGGCAAGCGTGCGACCACACATTGGGCTTTCGCAGACGCCTTGCAAGCGCGCTGGCCACGCATTCACGTCGAAGCCGACCGCATCTTTATTGTCGATGGTTCGATATGGACGTCCGCGGGGTTGACGGCGGCGATGGATCTGGCGCTTGGCCTGGTGGAAAAGGATCTCGGCGCGGATTTCGCGGTATCGGTGGCGCGTGCGATGGTCATGCCTCATCGACGGTCAGGCGGACAGTCGCAGCACTCTGAAATGTTGGCGCTTGCACCGAAGTCGGATCGAATCCAGATGGCGCTTGAACATGCACGCCTAAATTTATCCAAGCCCCTTCGCGTCGACGATCTTGCCAAGGCGGCACATCTCAGCAGCCGACAATTTACGCGTATTTTTCTTTCCGAGACCGGGGAATCTCCCGCCAAGGCAATCGAGCGTCTTCGTCTCGAAGCGGCGAGAAACCTGATCGAACGTGGCCGTCATTCGCTTGAAACAATCGCGCGCGAAACGGGCTTTCGTGACAGGCGTCACCTCCGGGACGTTTTTACCCGGGCCTATCAAATGACTCCGCAGTCGTTGAGGCGAGAGTCTCGTAATGTGACCGATAATGAACGCCGGATCGACGATTAG
- a CDS encoding aspartate aminotransferase family protein, giving the protein MSITNVLPSQPDMAELRRAASLASGAFAKSNPKSEAAHLEALSVMPGGNTRSVLFYSPFPLTIARGEGKRLWDVDGHAYTDFLAEYTTAMYGHSHPVIRAAVVEALDNGLNLTGHNTLEVPLARLLQERFDSVESLRFTNSGTESNLMAIAASLIFTGRKKVIALKGGYHGGVLTFGSGNSAVNVPHDFVVVPYNDLSAVEAVFATHGDEIAAVIVEPMQVAGGCIVGEPEFLKGLRALTQRHDALLIFDEVVTSRLSGGGRQALLGIRPDLTTFGKYIGGGMSFGAFGGRKDVMAQFDPRLPGATPHAGTFNNNVLSMAAGYAGLSRLYTPGAAAALNEKGERLRARINGLCRERHVAMQFTGIGSLMNLHAGTQPIHSVDDLSEAETPLKDLFFFHMTEHGCYVARRGFIVLTLAHDEADLQRLEEAVTSFIDRYEALLRA; this is encoded by the coding sequence ATGTCGATAACCAACGTATTGCCATCGCAGCCGGATATGGCGGAACTCAGGCGCGCGGCTTCACTCGCCTCGGGCGCGTTCGCAAAGTCGAACCCCAAAAGTGAAGCGGCGCATCTTGAAGCCTTATCCGTCATGCCGGGCGGCAATACCCGTTCCGTGCTGTTTTATTCGCCGTTCCCATTGACGATCGCGCGCGGCGAGGGCAAGCGCTTGTGGGACGTAGACGGTCACGCCTATACTGACTTCCTCGCCGAGTACACGACGGCGATGTATGGCCATAGTCACCCCGTGATTCGCGCAGCCGTTGTCGAGGCACTCGATAACGGTCTCAATCTGACGGGCCACAATACGCTGGAAGTGCCGCTTGCGCGTCTGTTGCAAGAGCGTTTCGATTCCGTCGAATCACTGCGATTTACAAACTCAGGTACGGAGTCGAACCTGATGGCCATTGCGGCGTCGCTCATCTTCACGGGGCGCAAGAAAGTCATTGCCCTTAAGGGCGGCTATCACGGCGGTGTTCTGACTTTCGGTAGCGGCAATAGCGCGGTGAACGTGCCGCACGATTTCGTCGTCGTGCCGTACAACGATCTGAGCGCCGTCGAAGCCGTCTTCGCTACGCACGGGGACGAGATCGCCGCCGTTATCGTGGAGCCGATGCAGGTTGCAGGTGGATGCATCGTCGGCGAACCTGAATTCCTGAAGGGATTGCGAGCGCTGACGCAACGACACGATGCGTTGCTGATTTTCGACGAAGTCGTGACATCGCGCCTGTCGGGTGGTGGACGGCAGGCGTTGCTCGGCATCCGTCCCGACCTCACGACGTTCGGTAAGTACATTGGCGGCGGCATGTCGTTTGGCGCATTTGGCGGCCGCAAGGATGTGATGGCGCAGTTCGATCCGCGCTTGCCCGGCGCCACGCCGCACGCGGGTACGTTCAACAACAACGTGTTGTCGATGGCAGCCGGATACGCGGGCCTTTCTCGCCTCTATACGCCAGGCGCTGCCGCTGCGCTCAACGAAAAAGGCGAGCGGCTGCGGGCGCGAATCAACGGGCTGTGCCGCGAACGCCATGTCGCGATGCAGTTCACAGGCATCGGATCGCTGATGAATCTGCATGCGGGCACTCAGCCGATCCATTCCGTCGACGATCTCAGCGAGGCCGAAACGCCGCTCAAAGACCTGTTCTTCTTTCACATGACTGAACATGGATGTTACGTCGCGCGCCGCGGCTTCATCGTGCTGACACTGGCACACGACGAAGCCGATCTGCAACGTCTCGAAGAAGCGGTGACGTCGTTCATCGACCGATATGAAGCGCTGCTTCGCGCCTGA
- a CDS encoding SDR family oxidoreductase: MTQANGIQLPRVAIVTGAGSGIGKAAALELLRNGWAVALLGRRIEPLREIANDAAFEERAFAVSCDVSDPLAVTSSFDAVVAHFGRIDLLFNNAGIGNPPGSFETWTPEQWRGTVDVNLNGMFFCLQRAFRIMSTQTPRGGRVINNGSLSAWVPRPNSIAYTATKHAVTGLTRCAALDGRAYDIAVGQIDVGNAHSDLAGPMAHGVPQANGELSAEPLIDAEIVGRSVAYMANLPLDANVLFHTVMATKMPFVGRG, translated from the coding sequence ATGACTCAGGCAAACGGGATTCAGTTGCCGCGCGTGGCTATCGTGACAGGCGCGGGGTCGGGCATCGGCAAGGCGGCGGCGCTCGAACTGCTGAGGAACGGATGGGCGGTTGCGCTGCTCGGCAGACGTATCGAGCCGTTGCGGGAGATCGCCAATGACGCCGCGTTCGAAGAGCGCGCATTCGCGGTGTCTTGCGATGTATCCGATCCGCTTGCCGTTACCTCATCGTTTGACGCCGTCGTTGCGCATTTCGGGCGGATCGATCTGCTGTTCAACAATGCGGGCATTGGCAATCCGCCCGGTTCGTTTGAAACGTGGACGCCCGAACAATGGCGCGGCACCGTCGACGTCAACCTCAACGGCATGTTTTTCTGCTTGCAGAGGGCGTTCAGGATCATGTCGACGCAAACCCCGCGTGGCGGCCGAGTCATTAATAACGGGTCACTGTCAGCCTGGGTGCCGCGACCGAATTCGATCGCCTACACGGCCACGAAGCACGCCGTGACGGGCCTGACGCGCTGCGCCGCGCTCGATGGCCGTGCGTACGACATCGCCGTGGGCCAGATCGACGTGGGCAACGCGCACAGCGACCTTGCAGGGCCTATGGCGCACGGGGTTCCGCAAGCCAATGGGGAACTGTCAGCGGAACCGCTGATCGACGCGGAAATAGTGGGTCGTTCGGTGGCGTATATGGCGAACTTGCCGCTCGACGCGAATGTGCTTTTTCACACCGTGATGGCAACGAAAATGCCATTTGTCGGGCGAGGATGA
- a CDS encoding IS1182 family transposase: MKRFVEGDDRKQVALLPECVDDYVGQDNPVRIIDVFVDELDLAELGFNGATPAVTGRPSYHPGVMLKVYIYGYLNRVPSSRRLERECQRNIEMMWLTGRLTPDFKTIADFRRDNGAAIRNVCRRFVELCRGLKLLSADTVAIDGSKFKAVNSRDRNYTAGKIDKRQQQIEESVQRYLDAIETADRTSPIGFDVKTVRLYEKIARLRQQMRELEQIRAQLKNQPDKQVSLTDPDSRSMTSDGRRTGTVGYNVQTVVDTKHHLIVEHEVTNVGNDRAQLSKMASSAKEAMGKPGLKVLADRGYYSGPEIRSCDLAGITAYVPKPLTSASRKKGLFTKRDFVYVAKDDVYRCPAGERAIHRFNTVENEMNLRVYWPSACPRCPLKARCSPSDYRRIRRWEHEHVLEAMQRRLDRNPEAMTIRRSTVEHVFGTLKHWMGSTHFLTRTLGRVSTEMSLQVLAYNLKRVMNILGVARTMKAMRMAGS, from the coding sequence ATGAAGCGATTCGTTGAAGGCGATGACCGCAAACAGGTCGCACTACTTCCCGAATGCGTCGACGACTACGTAGGACAGGACAATCCGGTCAGAATCATAGATGTCTTCGTCGACGAACTGGACCTTGCGGAACTTGGCTTCAACGGCGCTACGCCGGCAGTCACAGGGCGTCCGTCCTACCACCCGGGCGTGATGCTCAAGGTCTACATTTATGGCTACCTGAACCGTGTACCTTCCAGCCGGCGTCTTGAGCGCGAATGCCAGCGCAATATCGAAATGATGTGGCTGACAGGACGTCTGACACCAGACTTCAAGACGATCGCAGACTTTCGCCGCGACAACGGCGCGGCGATACGGAACGTATGCCGGCGTTTCGTCGAACTATGCCGCGGTCTGAAACTGCTATCTGCCGATACAGTGGCCATCGACGGCAGCAAGTTCAAGGCTGTGAACAGCCGGGACAGGAATTACACGGCGGGCAAGATCGACAAGCGTCAGCAGCAGATTGAGGAAAGCGTTCAGCGATACCTCGACGCGATTGAAACCGCAGACCGAACCAGTCCAATTGGTTTCGATGTGAAGACTGTGCGGCTTTACGAGAAGATCGCCCGTTTGCGCCAGCAGATGCGTGAACTCGAGCAGATCAGAGCGCAGTTGAAGAACCAGCCCGACAAGCAGGTGTCACTCACGGATCCCGATTCCCGTTCCATGACCAGTGATGGCAGGAGAACCGGAACGGTCGGCTACAACGTTCAGACTGTCGTGGACACGAAGCATCATCTGATTGTCGAGCATGAGGTGACCAACGTCGGAAACGATCGTGCTCAACTCAGCAAGATGGCCTCGTCAGCGAAGGAGGCGATGGGCAAACCGGGACTGAAGGTGCTGGCTGATCGGGGCTACTACAGCGGTCCTGAGATCCGCTCGTGCGATCTGGCCGGCATCACAGCGTATGTCCCCAAACCACTGACCTCGGCGTCGAGGAAGAAGGGCCTCTTTACAAAGCGCGACTTCGTCTACGTTGCAAAAGACGACGTGTATCGATGCCCAGCCGGCGAACGCGCCATTCATCGATTTAACACTGTCGAAAATGAAATGAATCTGCGGGTGTACTGGCCCAGCGCATGCCCGCGCTGCCCTCTCAAGGCACGCTGTTCGCCCAGCGACTATCGCCGCATCCGACGATGGGAGCACGAACATGTACTGGAAGCTATGCAGCGTCGGTTGGACCGGAACCCTGAGGCAATGACCATCCGCAGAAGTACTGTCGAGCATGTCTTCGGCACGCTCAAGCACTGGATGGGTTCCACACACTTCCTGACGCGGACGCTCGGGCGAGTGAGTACGGAAATGAGTCTCCAGGTACTGGCCTACAACCTTAAGCGAGTCATGAATATACTTGGGGTTGCGAGGACGATGAAGGCGATGAGGATGGCTGGAAGCTGA
- a CDS encoding MFS transporter — MNTPFSAPTRRALRTLSLAYFVQATGALSVVGSLDAISRQWGLADSQSAYLISVFGVTFAFAAPLLQVGFGHLRRRRQVLLGLGLFSAAALLFAAAPNYPVLLVSRVLMGLGAGFIGPVLGALGSSLADREHQGSAIAVVLLGLSIAGLVGMPLSAWIAHACGARVLFLAVAVTGAATAALIAWAVPDSSEGEHVKLSTVTALLTRTDTLSAFLVVFFIAAGVYSTYSFIAPIIRDVFHAGPGTVSTSLVVLGVAGVAGNLFVTRAARRYSAETMLLAGLALLSADLVFLWLASPSVGWLFVALTAWAFATDLLWPSQQRRIVELVPQLRGVALALTASFVFCGIGLGSAVAGWIYPALGFAGVIGSSLLFLALATASLKISRASGAQERPFDNIVVDRRRARHGRKGARL, encoded by the coding sequence ATGAACACGCCATTTTCCGCGCCAACCCGACGCGCGCTTCGCACTCTCAGCCTCGCGTACTTCGTTCAGGCGACGGGCGCGCTGTCCGTCGTAGGCAGTCTCGATGCGATTTCGCGTCAATGGGGGCTCGCCGACTCACAAAGTGCCTACCTGATTTCCGTATTCGGCGTGACGTTCGCTTTTGCTGCGCCATTGCTGCAAGTCGGCTTCGGACACTTACGGCGCCGCCGCCAGGTATTGCTTGGATTGGGGCTCTTCAGCGCGGCGGCGCTCCTGTTTGCCGCGGCGCCGAACTATCCTGTGCTGCTGGTTTCACGCGTGCTGATGGGGCTTGGCGCGGGTTTCATCGGCCCCGTACTCGGCGCACTCGGATCGAGCCTCGCCGATCGTGAGCATCAGGGCAGCGCAATCGCCGTCGTGCTGCTCGGACTGAGCATCGCGGGCCTTGTCGGCATGCCGCTTTCGGCGTGGATAGCGCATGCGTGTGGGGCGCGAGTTCTGTTTCTGGCCGTGGCAGTGACAGGCGCCGCGACGGCGGCGCTCATCGCATGGGCGGTGCCCGACTCCAGCGAAGGCGAACATGTCAAGCTCTCGACGGTCACCGCGCTTTTGACGCGCACCGACACGCTCAGCGCGTTCCTCGTCGTGTTCTTTATTGCGGCGGGCGTTTACTCGACCTATTCGTTCATCGCGCCCATTATCCGCGACGTCTTTCATGCGGGGCCTGGAACGGTGTCGACATCGCTTGTCGTGCTGGGCGTTGCGGGCGTCGCGGGTAATCTGTTCGTAACGCGCGCGGCACGACGCTATAGTGCGGAAACCATGTTGCTCGCCGGCCTCGCGCTGCTTTCGGCGGACCTCGTCTTTCTATGGCTCGCATCGCCGAGCGTGGGGTGGCTGTTTGTCGCGCTGACCGCGTGGGCGTTCGCGACCGACCTGCTGTGGCCTTCGCAGCAACGACGCATCGTCGAACTCGTGCCGCAATTGCGCGGCGTAGCGCTGGCGCTGACCGCGTCGTTTGTGTTCTGTGGGATTGGTCTTGGTTCAGCCGTCGCGGGCTGGATCTATCCGGCACTCGGATTTGCCGGTGTGATTGGCAGTTCGCTGCTCTTTCTCGCGCTGGCAACTGCCAGCCTCAAAATCTCACGAGCGTCGGGCGCACAGGAGCGCCCGTTCGACAATATCGTCGTCGATCGACGTCGTGCCCGGCATGGTAGAAAAGGGGCACGACTCTGA